From a region of the Gossypium raimondii isolate GPD5lz chromosome 10, ASM2569854v1, whole genome shotgun sequence genome:
- the LOC105776912 gene encoding L-type lectin-domain containing receptor kinase SIT2 — MAPAFTSVHFWLFSCLVAVISMAEAQEAEEFIYNHGFRDAKLQLDGSANISSNGLLQLTNNLESLKGHAFYLSPINFNVSSSSSSAGSLSFSTNFVIAIVPGSKESSGHGLAFVISESTDFSHAEAVEFLGLVNESNNGISSNHFFAVEFDTIRSIDMGDIDDNHVGIDLNGVKSNKSVRAGYFSNEERKNTTLYLKNGHPIQVWIDYNGEEELLNITLAPDKTPKPDQPLLSTSIDLSGILKDVMYVGFSAATGSIQSTSSSHYILGWSFNRSGEAQGLDISKLPKLPKNGGQRNTVRLISIIAAVALLLIIIGAAYVYRMNKYKEVHEDWEKEYGPQRFSYKTLYKATKGFKDKQLLGSGGFGKVYKGTLPYSNEQIAVKKVSHETNQGMKEFVSEIVSMGRLRHKNLVRLLGYCRRKKELILVYDLMENGSLDKFLFDDDKPTLTWFQRFQIIKGVASALLYLHEEWEQVVLHRDVKASNVLLDSNLNGRLGDFGLARLYDRDSDPQTTRLVGTLGYIDPESIRMGRATKAADVFAFGAFLLEVACGRKPFEPNAPPRDIFLVDLVNRCWKRDAIVDVIDPRLQGNYVVEEIEKVLKLGLLCSNPKPDLRPTIKEAVSYLEGTASLPDIPLDNAQNNPSSILQTIPLSPHSTAINVSLASNVASDCIVSFSSSVGTGPSVNSLSSTDTVLHIGR; from the coding sequence ATGGCTCCTGCTTTTACATCAGTCCATTTTTGGCTGTTTTCGTGCCTGGTGGCTGTGATTTCCATGGCAGAGGCTCAAGAAGCTGAAGAATTCATTTATAACCATGGCTTCCGTGATGCGAAACTACAACTTGATGGGAGTGCCAACATCAGCTCCAATGGTCTATTGCAGCTCACCAATAATTTAGAATCGCTGAAAGGCCATGCTTTCTACCTATCTCCTATAAACTTCAATGTTTCTTCGTCTTCAAGTTCAGCTGGATCTCTTTCCTTCTCCACGAATTTCGTAATCGCCATCGTTCCTGGATCCAAAGAATCTAGTGGCCATGGACTTGCCTTTGTCATATCAGAATCCACGGATTTTAGCCATGCTGAGGCAGTCGAATTTCTGGGACTCGTTAATGAGTCAAACAATGGcatttcctccaaccatttctTCGCTGTGGAGTTTGATACCATCCGCAGTATTGACATGGGCGACATAGATGACAATCATGTAGGAATTGATCTGAATGGCGTGAAATCAAACAAATCCGTTCGGGCAGGATATTTTTCTAATGAAGAAAGGAAGAATACGACTTTGTACCTCAAAAATGGACATCCAATACAGGTTTGGATAGACTACAATGGTGAAGAAGAACTGCTCAACATAACCTTGGCGCCAGATAAAACCCCAAAACCAGACCAGCCTCTCTTGTCGACATCAATCGATCTCTCGGGTATTCTAAAGGATGTCATGTATGTTGGTTTCTCTGCTGCAACTGGTTCAATTCAAAGCACTAGTAGTAGCCATTATATTCTGGGCTGGAGCTTCAATAGAAGCGGAGAAGCACAAGGCCTTGACATATCCAAGCTTCCAAAGCTTCCCAAAAATGGTGGACAAAGAAATACAGTTCGATTGATTTCGATCATTGCAGCTGTTGCTTTGCTGTTAATAATCATTGGAGCAGCATATGTTTACAGGATGAATAAATACAAGGAAGTACATGAAGACTGGGAAAAGGAATATGGACCTCAAAGGTTCTCTTACAAGACACTGTACAAAGCGACCAAAGGTTTCAAAGACAAGCAACTTCTTGGATCGGGAGGTTTCGGGAAAGTTTATAAAGGTACACTCCCTTATTCCAATGAACAAATTGCAGTAAAGAAAGTATCCCATGAAACAAATCAGGGGATGAAGGAGTTTGTTTCAGAGATTGTTAGCATGGGAAGGCTAAGGCATAAGAACTTGGTGCGGCTTCTTGGGTATTGCAGGCGTAAGAAAGAACTCATTTTGGTATATGATCTTATGGAAAATGGCAGCCTTGACAAGTTCCTCTTCGACGATGATAAACCCACCCTTACTTGGTTTCAAAGGTTCCAAATCATCAAAGGGGTGGCATCGGCTCTTCTTTATCTCCATGAAGAATGGGAACAAGTTGTGCTCCATAGAGACGTCAAAGCCAGCAACGTTCTCTTAGATTCCAATCTAAATGGACGGCTCGGAGATTTCGGTCTTGCCAGATTGTACGACCGTGACAGCGATCCACAAACGACTCGCCTTGTAGGAACACTAGGATATATCGATCCGGAATCCATCCGAATGGGAAGGGCTACTAAAGCTGCCGATGTGTTTGCTTTCGGAGCTTTTCTTCTTGAAGTTGCTTGTGGGAGGAAGCCATTTGAACCAAATGCACCACCCCGAGACATTTTTCTAGTTGATTTAGTCAATAGGTGCTGGAAAAGAGATGCCATTGTTGATGTTATCGACCCAAGATTACAAGGCAATTACGTGGTGGAGGAGATTGAGAAGGTTCTGAAACTTGGCCTGCTTTGTTCCAACCCCAAACCAGATTTGAGACCCACCATTAAAGAAGCGGTGAGCTATCTGGAAGGCACTGCCAGTTTGCCTGATATACCACTAGACAATGCCCAAAATAATCCATCTTCTATCCTTCAAACCATACCATTATCTCCTCACAGCACTGCTATTAACGTATCTTTAGCAAGTAACGTAGCCTCAGATTGTATAGTTTCGTTTTCTTCATCAGTTGGGACGGGTCCTTCCGTGAATTCCTTGTCGAGTACAGATACAGTTCTTCATATAGGTCGCTGA